The Chloroflexota bacterium sequence TTGACGTTCGCGTAAAAATTGTACCAACGCTTCTTCATACACCAAACTACCGCGTTCAGCCAAGCCAAATGTGCGAGCAATCGTTGGAATCACCAAATCGGGGTCGTCGAGGGTTGCTAACGAAATAAAGGCCACGCCATCACGAAACTCAGCGTGCAAGCGATCAGCAATTTGAATGCTCAGGCGGGTTTTGCCAGTGCCACTTGGGCCGAGCAAAGTGGTAAAACGGGTTGGCGATTGGCGCAAACGTGTCACCAGCGCTGCAACATCAGCATCGCGGCCAATTAATGGTGTCGTGAAGGTTGGAAAGCCAATGCGTTGCATAACCTGATCTCCCGTAGTTTGGTTGTTTGTCGAGTATGCCGCAAAACCGCTGTAAAAACAAAGGTCTAGCCTAGGCTAAATCTGCCAATCATACTAGGACTAGCGGTAGCAGTTTGTGCTAGTCGCTTTTAGCCAGAAAGTACCGCGTTGATTCAGGCCAGGCCTCGGTACAATAAAGTTACTGACGGCGACCTTCGCACCAAGGAGCACCTATGCGCCTGCGTTTTATGTTAATTTTGATGCTAATTATCGGCAGTTTGAGTTTTAGCCCCAAACCTGCTGCTGCCCAAACCAGCCTGTGTTTTGCCGATGTGCCAGGCATTAGCAATTGTATTAGTGGGCGTTTTTTGAGCTATTGGCAACAAAATGGTGGTTTGGCAGTGTTTGGCTATCCGCTCTCGCCTGCTCAAAGCGAAACAACTGCTAATGGCACATTTACAACTCAATATTTTGAACGCCAACGCTTTGAGTTACACCCTGAATTGGCTGCGCCCTATGATGTGCTGCTGGGGCGGTTGGGAGCCGAAATCTACGAACGCAACCACGGCAACTGGCGCAATTCTCCTAAAACCAACCCAAGCACCCAAGGCTGTTTAGTATTTAACGAAACTGGGCGCTCAGTTTGCGAACCATTTTTGAGCTATTGGGTAAATCATGGCTTACTTGATGGCTCGTTGAATGCCTACGAACAGTCGTTGAGTTTGCTAGGCTTGCCGCTGACCGAGCCACGCCTCGAACAAAACCCCGATGGCGATTGGGTGATGACCCAGTGGTTTGAACGCGCTCGGCTGGAAGATCATAGCGCAAAAGGCGTGCTGCTTGGCCGTTTAGGAGCTGAACTCAAGCCCCAGCCAGCCCCAAGCTATCCGAGCGAAATCACAGCCTTGGTTGACGCAATCAATCGTCAACGCAGCCAAGCTGGATTAAGCAGCTTGACGATCAATTCAACCCTCAACCAAGCTGCCCAAATTCATAGCGACGATATGGCTCGTAACAACTTTTTCGAGCACACTGGTAGCGATGGCTCGAACGCAGGCCAGCGCATGCAACGGGTAGGCTACACATGGCGAGCTTGGGCCGAAAATTTAGCGGCTGGCTATACCGATGCTCAAGCAATTATCGATGCATGGATGCAAAGTCCAGGTCATCGCGCCAACATTCTGTATGCCGATGTCAGCGAAATTGGGGTTGGGATCGCCCGTAATCCCAATTCAGAATACC is a genomic window containing:
- a CDS encoding CAP domain-containing protein yields the protein MRLRFMLILMLIIGSLSFSPKPAAAQTSLCFADVPGISNCISGRFLSYWQQNGGLAVFGYPLSPAQSETTANGTFTTQYFERQRFELHPELAAPYDVLLGRLGAEIYERNHGNWRNSPKTNPSTQGCLVFNETGRSVCEPFLSYWVNHGLLDGSLNAYEQSLSLLGLPLTEPRLEQNPDGDWVMTQWFERARLEDHSAKGVLLGRLGAELKPQPAPSYPSEITALVDAINRQRSQAGLSSLTINSTLNQAAQIHSDDMARNNFFEHTGSDGSNAGQRMQRVGYTWRAWAENLAAGYTDAQAIIDAWMQSPGHRANILYADVSEIGVGIARNPNSEYQIYWTVNFGAR